The Nocardia arthritidis genome has a window encoding:
- a CDS encoding ABC transporter permease, which yields METRTAALESPAHRQRRLRLGVLLLILAITAVVLALYTKSGSVAFRLSAPDGSGPGDLHVAAKPTALVLSVVALAIAVAQLWRGLSGRRAAVLFAAFGIAFVIAFICWAASGKLFPLTNQIQGTLALSTPLILGALAGVLCERAGVINIAIEGQLLAGACAAAIVASVSGSFLVGVVAALVAGVFMAWLLAVFSIRYLVNQIVLGVVLVVFATGVTGFLFDQLTGLRDGSARFNSPGTMQPIAIPGLSAIPVLGPTVFTQTALVYAMVAGVVLIALVLSRTRWGLQVRAVGEHPRAAATVGINVLRVRYQAVLVAGAVAGLGGAYFTIGSTGGFSKEMTAGNGFIALAAVIMGRWHPLGATCAALFFGFTKALQGQLQVLATPIPTEVLQLTPYLLTVIAVAGAVGQVRPPKADGEPYIP from the coding sequence ATGGAAACCCGAACGGCGGCACTGGAATCGCCTGCGCACCGGCAGCGACGGCTGCGATTGGGTGTGCTGTTGCTGATCCTCGCGATCACCGCGGTCGTGCTGGCCCTCTATACGAAATCGGGCAGCGTCGCGTTCCGGTTGTCCGCGCCGGACGGCAGCGGTCCGGGTGATCTGCACGTCGCGGCGAAGCCGACGGCGCTGGTGTTATCGGTGGTCGCGCTGGCGATCGCCGTCGCCCAACTGTGGCGCGGGCTGTCCGGGCGCCGGGCGGCCGTGCTGTTCGCGGCGTTCGGCATCGCGTTCGTGATCGCCTTCATCTGCTGGGCGGCCTCGGGCAAGCTCTTTCCGCTCACCAATCAGATCCAGGGCACGCTGGCGCTGTCGACACCGCTCATTCTCGGCGCGCTCGCCGGCGTGCTGTGCGAGCGGGCGGGCGTCATCAATATCGCCATCGAGGGTCAGCTGCTCGCGGGCGCCTGCGCGGCGGCGATCGTCGCGTCGGTGAGCGGCAGCTTCCTGGTCGGGGTGGTTGCCGCGCTGGTGGCGGGCGTTTTCATGGCCTGGCTGCTCGCCGTGTTCTCCATTCGCTACCTGGTGAATCAGATCGTGCTCGGCGTGGTGCTCGTGGTGTTCGCGACCGGGGTCACCGGGTTCCTGTTCGATCAGCTCACCGGGCTGCGGGACGGTTCGGCGCGATTCAACAGTCCGGGCACCATGCAGCCCATCGCGATTCCAGGACTGTCCGCCATCCCCGTGCTCGGCCCGACGGTATTCACCCAGACCGCACTGGTTTACGCGATGGTGGCCGGGGTCGTGCTCATCGCGCTGGTGCTCTCCCGCACCCGCTGGGGTCTGCAGGTGCGCGCGGTGGGTGAGCATCCGCGCGCAGCGGCCACCGTCGGCATCAATGTGCTGCGGGTCCGGTATCAGGCGGTGCTGGTGGCGGGCGCGGTCGCCGGACTCGGCGGCGCCTATTTCACCATCGGTTCGACGGGCGGTTTCTCCAAGGAGATGACCGCGGGCAACGGTTTCATCGCGCTGGCCGCGGTCATCATGGGACGCTGGCATCCGCTCGGAGCCACCTGCGCCGCGCTGTTCTTCGGATTCACCAAGGCGCTGCAGGGCCAGTTGCAGGTGCTGGCGACGCCGATCCCGACCGAGGTGCTGCAGCTGACGCCGTATCTGCTGACGGTGATCGCCGTCGCGGGCGCGGTCGGGCAGGTCCGGCCGCCGAAGGCGGACGGTGAGCCCTATATTCCTTAA
- a CDS encoding ABC transporter permease, which translates to MNSRSETAEPQPELRSFGRNSLRDLALSALAVVLALLVGAVLIIVSDSAVTSAAGYFFARPADTLSAAWSAVSGAYRALFTGAFGGTHQIAETLVAATPLICTGLSVTLAFRTGLFNIGAQGQLIAGALAAGWVGFAWHLPPVLHVVVALAAGVAAGALWGGLAGILKARTGAHEVISTIMGNYVALYALTWLLTTSPLQRPGRREPISPVVDANAQLPRFGDTRLHLGLVVALLAAALVWWLLARTTLGFRLRAVGANHEAARTAGMRVGTAYVLAMVLAGGLAGLAGTQQVLGTDLPLTNGIAGTFGFDGITVALLGRGSPVGTVCAALLFGALNAGGHEMQAATGIPLTLVTVLQAVIVLLVAAPALVRAVFRIRAERAEAVLAKGWN; encoded by the coding sequence ATGAACAGCCGTAGCGAAACAGCCGAACCCCAGCCGGAACTCCGGTCGTTCGGCCGGAACAGCTTGCGGGACTTGGCACTCAGCGCGCTGGCCGTAGTGCTCGCCCTGTTGGTCGGCGCGGTGCTGATCATCGTCAGCGATTCCGCCGTGACCTCGGCCGCCGGATACTTCTTCGCGCGGCCCGCGGATACCCTCTCGGCGGCCTGGTCCGCGGTCTCCGGCGCCTATCGGGCGCTGTTCACCGGGGCCTTCGGCGGCACCCATCAGATCGCCGAAACCTTGGTCGCCGCAACGCCGTTGATCTGCACCGGACTCTCGGTGACGCTGGCCTTCCGCACCGGCCTGTTCAATATCGGCGCACAGGGCCAGCTCATCGCGGGCGCGCTGGCCGCGGGCTGGGTCGGCTTCGCCTGGCATCTGCCGCCGGTGTTGCACGTGGTGGTCGCGCTGGCCGCCGGGGTCGCGGCGGGCGCGCTGTGGGGTGGGCTCGCGGGAATCTTGAAGGCGCGCACCGGCGCCCACGAGGTGATCAGCACCATCATGGGCAATTACGTCGCGCTGTACGCGCTCACCTGGCTGCTGACCACCTCGCCGCTGCAGCGACCCGGCCGCCGTGAACCGATCAGCCCGGTGGTCGACGCGAATGCGCAGCTGCCCAGATTCGGCGATACCCGGCTGCATCTCGGCCTCGTGGTCGCGCTCCTGGCGGCGGCGCTGGTCTGGTGGCTGCTCGCACGCACCACCCTCGGCTTCCGGCTGCGCGCGGTCGGCGCGAACCACGAGGCGGCGCGCACCGCGGGCATGCGGGTCGGCACGGCGTACGTACTCGCCATGGTGCTCGCGGGTGGACTCGCCGGGCTCGCGGGCACCCAGCAGGTGCTCGGAACCGACCTGCCGCTCACCAACGGCATCGCCGGAACCTTCGGCTTCGACGGCATCACCGTCGCGCTGCTCGGCCGCGGCAGTCCGGTCGGAACCGTCTGTGCCGCACTGCTTTTCGGCGCACTCAACGCGGGCGGTCACGAAATGCAGGCGGCGACGGGCATTCCGCTCACGCTGGTCACCGTATTGCAGGCCGTCATCGTGCTGCTGGTCGCCGCGCCGGCGCTGGTGCGCGCGGTCTTCCGGATTCGGGCGGAGCGCGCGGAGGCCGTGCTGGCGAAGGGGTGGAACTGA
- a CDS encoding ABC transporter ATP-binding protein has product MRLELRGLTKRFGALLANDHIDLVVAPGEIHCLLGENGAGKSTLMNMLYGLLQPDAGEILLDGKPMRCHSPADAIAAGIGMVHQHFMLVPVFTVAENLMLGREPTKGFGLLDRAAARRRVRELSRRYGLPVDPDALVANLSVGEQQRVEILKALANDVEVLILDEPTAVLTPQEIEELMTVLRGIAAGGTSIIFITHKLREVTRIADKITVIRRGAVVGTVEPTTPESELAELMVGRAVELVVAKTPAAPTGRTLEVTGLTVVDAAGTAVVDDVSFHVDGGEIVGIAGVVGNGQSELVNALLGLQPPVRGSITVRGTELLGRSPREHLDAGIGYVPEDRSYDGYIGTFSVAENLVLDLIDRPEFSRHGVLSPAAVGRNAAHRVEEFDIRAQSVADPVSSLSGGNQQKVVLARELSRPLAVLIAGQPTRGLDVGSIEFVHKRIVRERDQGTAVLIVSSELDEIYALSDRIIVMFGGRIVGVVGPETPRDRLGLMMAGCAPDEADGGGR; this is encoded by the coding sequence ATGCGCCTCGAATTACGCGGTCTGACAAAGCGATTCGGCGCGCTGCTGGCCAACGATCACATCGATCTGGTGGTGGCGCCCGGCGAGATCCACTGTCTGCTCGGGGAAAACGGCGCGGGTAAGAGCACGCTGATGAATATGCTCTACGGGCTGCTGCAACCGGACGCGGGCGAAATACTGCTCGACGGAAAGCCGATGCGGTGCCATTCGCCCGCCGATGCGATCGCCGCCGGAATCGGCATGGTGCATCAGCATTTCATGCTGGTACCGGTGTTCACCGTCGCCGAGAACCTGATGCTGGGGCGCGAGCCGACAAAGGGTTTCGGCCTGTTGGATCGGGCGGCGGCTCGTCGGCGGGTGCGGGAACTCTCGCGGCGCTACGGGCTGCCGGTGGATCCGGACGCGCTGGTGGCGAATCTGTCGGTGGGCGAACAACAGCGGGTCGAAATCCTGAAGGCATTGGCCAACGACGTCGAGGTGCTGATCCTCGACGAGCCGACGGCGGTGCTCACCCCGCAGGAGATCGAGGAGCTCATGACGGTGCTGCGCGGCATCGCGGCCGGCGGCACCTCGATCATCTTCATCACGCACAAGCTCAGGGAGGTCACCCGAATCGCCGACAAGATCACCGTGATTCGCCGCGGCGCGGTGGTCGGCACCGTCGAACCCACCACGCCGGAAAGTGAACTCGCCGAGCTGATGGTCGGGCGCGCCGTCGAACTCGTGGTCGCCAAGACACCCGCCGCGCCGACCGGACGCACGCTGGAGGTCACCGGCCTCACCGTGGTGGACGCGGCGGGCACGGCCGTGGTGGACGATGTGTCCTTCCACGTCGACGGCGGCGAAATCGTCGGTATCGCAGGGGTTGTCGGCAACGGACAGTCGGAGCTGGTCAACGCGCTGCTCGGACTGCAACCCCCGGTGCGCGGTTCGATCACGGTGCGCGGCACCGAACTGCTCGGCCGTTCGCCGCGCGAACACCTCGACGCGGGCATCGGCTATGTGCCGGAGGATCGTTCGTACGACGGGTACATCGGCACCTTCAGCGTGGCCGAGAACCTGGTGCTCGACCTGATCGATCGGCCGGAGTTCTCCCGGCACGGCGTGCTGTCACCGGCGGCGGTGGGGCGCAACGCGGCGCACCGGGTCGAGGAATTCGATATCCGCGCGCAATCGGTGGCCGACCCGGTGAGCTCGCTCTCGGGCGGAAATCAGCAGAAAGTGGTTCTGGCGCGGGAACTTTCGCGCCCGCTGGCGGTGCTGATCGCCGGGCAGCCCACCCGCGGACTGGATGTCGGATCGATCGAATTCGTGCACAAACGCATTGTCCGGGAACGCGATCAGGGTACCGCGGTGCTCATCGTGTCATCCGAACTCGACGAGATCTACGCGCTGTCGGACCGGATCATCGTGATGTTCGGCGGACGGATCGTCGGTGTCGTCGGGCCGGAGACGCCGCGAGATCGGTTGGGGCTGATGATGGCCGGATGCGCTCCCGACGAGGCCGACGGTGGTGGGCGATGA
- a CDS encoding BMP family lipoprotein: MRRTRLIPTAACVVALAAACGSPPAEQGKSDTAAKNFKACMVSDSGGFDDKSFNQTSFKGITDAVAALGISKAQLESKSDNDYPTNINTMVRQKCDIVVTIGFKQGDVTYEAAKANPGTKFAIVDYSYDPAKNPPLPNLQGLVFNSAQPSFLAGYLAAGMTKSGKVGTFGGINIPTVAIFMDGFAEGVQYYNQHKGKNVQLLGWDEATQQGVITNDFQDKNIGKTKANDLISQGADVILPVAGPAGLGALEAAHSSGGKVTAIWVDTDGCVSAAEYCSSLLSSVQKSMDLAVQKTVTDAFNKQFSTTTYVGTLANKGVGLAPYHDFDSAVPADLKSEITALAADIASGKVTIASKAQPAAK; this comes from the coding sequence ATGAGAAGAACCCGGCTGATCCCGACCGCTGCCTGCGTGGTCGCATTGGCCGCGGCATGCGGCAGCCCCCCGGCCGAGCAGGGAAAGTCGGATACGGCCGCGAAGAATTTCAAGGCCTGCATGGTGTCGGACTCCGGCGGATTCGACGACAAGTCGTTCAACCAGACCTCGTTCAAGGGCATCACCGATGCCGTTGCCGCGCTGGGTATTTCGAAGGCGCAACTGGAATCGAAGTCGGACAACGACTATCCGACCAATATCAATACGATGGTCCGGCAGAAATGCGACATCGTGGTGACCATCGGCTTCAAACAGGGCGATGTGACATACGAGGCGGCCAAGGCGAATCCGGGCACCAAATTCGCGATCGTCGATTACTCCTACGATCCGGCCAAGAATCCGCCACTACCCAATCTGCAGGGCCTGGTCTTCAATTCCGCCCAACCCTCCTTCCTCGCGGGCTACCTCGCGGCGGGTATGACCAAATCCGGCAAGGTCGGCACCTTCGGCGGCATCAACATCCCCACCGTCGCCATCTTCATGGACGGATTCGCCGAGGGCGTCCAGTACTACAACCAGCACAAGGGCAAGAACGTGCAGCTGCTCGGCTGGGACGAGGCCACCCAGCAGGGCGTGATCACCAATGACTTCCAGGACAAGAACATCGGCAAGACCAAGGCCAACGACCTGATCAGCCAGGGCGCCGACGTCATCCTGCCGGTTGCCGGTCCGGCGGGGCTCGGCGCGCTGGAGGCGGCGCACTCCTCCGGCGGCAAGGTCACCGCGATCTGGGTGGACACCGACGGCTGCGTGAGCGCCGCGGAATACTGCTCCTCGCTGCTGTCCAGCGTGCAGAAGAGTATGGACCTCGCGGTGCAGAAGACGGTGACCGACGCGTTCAACAAACAGTTCAGCACCACCACCTACGTCGGGACTTTGGCGAACAAGGGGGTCGGGCTGGCGCCGTACCACGACTTCGATTCGGCCGTCCCCGCCGATCTGAAGAGCGAAATCACCGCGCTCGCAGCGGATATCGCATCGGGTAAGGTCACCATCGCGTCCAAGGCGCAACCAGCGGCCAAGTAG
- a CDS encoding amidohydrolase family protein, with product MTTLTNVRIFDGHRLSEPTTLTIDGSAISAEPGADVIDAGGVALLPGFIDAHVHLDRPETLDVFASFGVTTVLDMGGSPDVLDRLRQVPDTARVRGAGMPVYGPGGRHADFIGPEGIIRDLGEAESIVSERISHRPDYLKLILEAPGEGGPDEATAKAVVAAAHAGGLRVIAHAATVGAYIMALNAGADVITHVPYGDLLPEAEIARMAAQGTICVPTMTMMELIGTAVAGPAALDTALANVSALHGAGVPILAGTDANNAGLGFSPKFGEGLHYELELLVRAGLTPVEALRAATELPARHFGLDDRGAVTPGLRADLVLIDGDPTADISATRSIVGIWCGGLRNEPA from the coding sequence ATGACCACGCTGACCAATGTCCGCATCTTCGACGGCCATCGACTATCCGAGCCGACGACCCTGACGATCGACGGCTCCGCGATCTCCGCTGAGCCGGGGGCGGATGTGATCGATGCGGGCGGTGTGGCGCTGCTGCCCGGCTTCATCGACGCACACGTGCATCTCGACCGGCCCGAAACCCTCGACGTCTTCGCATCTTTCGGCGTGACGACGGTGCTCGATATGGGCGGTTCGCCGGATGTACTCGACCGGCTGCGACAGGTTCCGGATACCGCGCGGGTCCGCGGCGCGGGTATGCCGGTGTACGGTCCGGGTGGTAGGCACGCGGACTTCATCGGTCCAGAGGGCATTATCCGGGACCTGGGAGAGGCTGAATCCATTGTCTCGGAACGTATTTCGCACCGGCCCGATTATTTGAAGCTGATACTGGAAGCGCCGGGCGAAGGCGGCCCCGACGAGGCGACCGCGAAGGCGGTCGTCGCGGCGGCGCACGCGGGCGGGCTCCGGGTGATCGCGCATGCGGCGACGGTGGGCGCGTACATCATGGCGTTGAATGCCGGTGCGGACGTCATCACGCACGTTCCGTACGGAGATCTGCTGCCGGAGGCAGAGATCGCGCGAATGGCCGCGCAGGGCACGATCTGCGTGCCGACCATGACCATGATGGAGTTGATCGGGACCGCCGTCGCCGGTCCTGCCGCCCTGGACACCGCTCTGGCGAATGTCTCCGCGCTGCACGGCGCCGGTGTGCCGATCCTGGCGGGCACGGATGCGAATAATGCCGGGCTAGGGTTCAGCCCGAAGTTCGGTGAAGGTCTGCACTACGAACTGGAATTGCTGGTGCGGGCGGGGTTGACGCCGGTCGAGGCGTTGCGCGCCGCGACCGAACTGCCCGCCCGCCACTTCGGTCTGGACGACCGCGGCGCGGTGACCCCGGGGCTGCGCGCCGATCTGGTGCTCATCGATGGCGATCCGACCGCCGACATTTCGGCCACCCGCTCGATCGTCGGCATCTGGTGCGGCGGGTTGCGGAACGAACCGGCCTGA
- a CDS encoding purple acid phosphatase family protein yields the protein MSENEETTGGETTGATAPQGGISRRWLFGASAGAAVAGLAVGAGATAGLRSGGNDAPLWPRSAELLGAPDKLAAPRVSGLHLQFGADAAREVVVSWHTNASVAKPVVRYGTATGGFGNVVDAQTRTYRDAKSSTEIQVHHARITGLTPDTEYVYAAGHDGAPPELGTIRTAPAGRAAFRFTSFGDQGTPTVGKLDGGKYVNDNLGSPFAGDVTAGIERVAPLFNLVNGDLCYANLATDRVRTWDDWWANNSRSARYRPWMPAPGNHENELGNGDIGYGAFQTYFAVPDSGSEQLSKGLWYAFTVGGVRVIAVANDDICYQDAGNSYVRGYSGGAQKRWLEAELAKARGDRGIDWIVVFMHQTAISSADKFNGADRAIREDWLPLFDKYQVDLVLCGHEHHYERSHPVRGTLGTETLTPKPADTRTDVIDTTKGTVHLVIGGGGTSAPSNQLFFPGNKCRVITAAGPADPATGKKTPVYVLEDAPWSAFKDAEHPYGFCSFDVDPGRPGGQTKITGTYYALTGPTSELKVVDQFTLTRPRSDS from the coding sequence ATGAGTGAAAACGAGGAGACCACCGGAGGCGAGACTACCGGGGCCACGGCGCCCCAGGGCGGGATCAGCAGGCGGTGGTTGTTCGGCGCGTCCGCGGGCGCCGCGGTCGCCGGACTCGCGGTCGGCGCGGGGGCGACGGCGGGGCTTCGGTCCGGCGGCAACGACGCGCCGCTGTGGCCGCGTTCGGCCGAACTACTCGGCGCGCCCGACAAACTGGCCGCGCCGCGGGTATCCGGACTGCACCTGCAGTTCGGGGCCGACGCGGCCCGTGAAGTCGTCGTCTCGTGGCACACGAACGCGTCGGTCGCCAAACCGGTTGTCCGCTACGGCACCGCGACCGGCGGATTCGGCAATGTGGTCGACGCGCAGACCCGAACCTACCGTGATGCCAAGTCCAGCACCGAGATTCAAGTGCACCACGCGCGGATCACCGGGCTCACGCCGGATACCGAGTACGTGTACGCGGCCGGGCACGACGGCGCGCCGCCGGAACTCGGCACCATCCGCACCGCGCCCGCGGGCCGGGCCGCCTTCCGCTTCACCAGCTTCGGCGATCAGGGCACGCCCACCGTCGGCAAACTCGACGGCGGCAAATATGTCAACGATAATCTCGGCTCACCGTTCGCCGGCGACGTCACCGCCGGAATCGAACGCGTCGCACCGCTTTTCAACCTCGTCAACGGCGACCTGTGCTACGCCAACCTCGCCACCGACCGGGTGCGCACCTGGGATGACTGGTGGGCCAACAACAGTCGCTCGGCGCGCTACCGGCCGTGGATGCCCGCACCGGGCAATCACGAAAACGAGCTCGGCAACGGCGATATCGGGTACGGGGCCTTCCAAACCTATTTCGCGGTACCGGATTCCGGCAGCGAGCAGCTGTCGAAGGGGCTGTGGTACGCGTTCACCGTGGGCGGTGTGCGGGTGATCGCGGTGGCCAATGACGATATCTGCTACCAGGACGCGGGCAACAGCTACGTCCGCGGCTACTCCGGCGGTGCCCAAAAGCGTTGGCTGGAAGCAGAATTGGCGAAGGCGCGGGGCGACCGCGGCATCGACTGGATCGTGGTCTTCATGCATCAGACCGCGATCTCCTCGGCCGACAAATTCAACGGCGCCGATCGCGCCATTCGCGAGGACTGGCTGCCGCTGTTCGACAAGTACCAGGTGGATCTGGTGCTGTGCGGTCACGAACACCATTACGAGCGTTCGCATCCGGTGCGCGGCACGCTCGGCACCGAAACTCTCACCCCGAAGCCCGCCGACACCCGCACCGACGTCATCGATACCACGAAGGGCACCGTGCACCTGGTGATCGGGGGCGGCGGCACCTCGGCGCCGTCGAACCAACTGTTCTTCCCCGGCAACAAGTGCCGCGTCATCACCGCCGCCGGGCCGGCCGACCCGGCCACCGGCAAGAAGACGCCCGTATACGTGCTGGAGGACGCGCCGTGGTCGGCCTTCAAGGACGCCGAACACCCGTACGGCTTCTGCTCTTTCGACGTCGACCCCGGGCGGCCGGGCGGCCAGACCAAGATCACCGGTACCTATTACGCGCTCACCGGGCCGACCAGTGAGCTGAAGGTCGTGGACCAGTTCACGCTGACCCGACCGCGTTCGGATAGCTGA
- a CDS encoding serine/threonine-protein kinase: protein MTDRHPLAVGSQFGPYRLDRLIGRGGMGEVFEAYDTVKDRTVALKVLPDRLADDPVYRERFRREAHAAARLSEPHVIPIHDYGEIDGRLYLDMRLVDGTSLRTLLREGPLPPARAVALVAQVASALDAAHTDGLVHRDVKPDNILVTPEDFAYLADFGIAHSTGRTALTKSGSAIGSYHYMAPERFAPGAVTAAVDVYALACVLYECLTGTQAYPADSEAQLVRAHMFDPAPRPSQLLAAGSPDFDTVITRGLAKLPRQRYRTAGALAAAARAALAKTSSARTEAEVPVDISPHGAETVESDPAPAEFGGALFDDHLLERLLAAHPADDADEHTDDEISNGVTGSDQLPDPTEAPRKPRRGLGLLALLIALILAVATDLGVWLVTDRPVTGIAAADGSALRGPDIDLLLAIGPIGYKRTNCSHAQPDSWSISILFCAANPRAGMPEAQFHRFRGLDQLQAYFQQFRELFHTMNCPNDPPGPDGPSLANGQTVGRKACYGIRTSDPAAPRPAMILTNESALAVAEYQWAGPGELINRDYIAANNGWQFVPIDNVPDPDRFSAADDVLFARLTPDFTTMNCLHADPAANLVNAMVVCATPADFPGANFYGFPDQRSASQVYQNDRAQFGGHTCAGATDDGWRRGDRPVGHFFCYPNDDPRIGSRTCLFAFDDRQLFAARFCTALAKDPGTAPKTEAELSGWFGQHFS from the coding sequence ATGACCGACCGGCACCCGCTGGCAGTCGGGTCGCAGTTCGGACCTTATCGGCTGGACCGGCTGATCGGGCGCGGCGGCATGGGCGAGGTGTTCGAGGCGTACGACACCGTGAAGGACCGGACCGTCGCGCTCAAGGTGCTGCCCGACCGGCTGGCCGACGATCCGGTTTACCGGGAGCGGTTCCGTCGCGAAGCACATGCCGCCGCCCGGCTGAGCGAGCCGCATGTCATCCCGATCCACGACTACGGCGAGATCGACGGACGCCTCTACCTGGATATGCGCCTGGTCGACGGCACCAGCCTGCGAACGCTGTTGCGGGAGGGGCCGCTGCCGCCCGCGCGGGCGGTCGCACTCGTCGCCCAGGTCGCGTCGGCGCTGGATGCCGCGCACACCGACGGGCTGGTGCACCGCGATGTCAAACCGGACAATATCCTCGTCACGCCGGAGGATTTCGCCTATCTCGCCGATTTCGGCATCGCGCATTCGACCGGCCGGACGGCGCTCACCAAGAGCGGTTCGGCGATCGGTTCCTACCACTACATGGCACCGGAGCGGTTCGCACCCGGCGCGGTGACGGCCGCGGTGGATGTCTACGCACTGGCCTGTGTGCTCTACGAATGTCTCACCGGGACACAGGCTTATCCCGCCGACAGCGAGGCGCAGCTGGTACGGGCGCATATGTTCGACCCGGCGCCACGACCCAGTCAGCTGCTCGCGGCCGGGTCGCCGGATTTCGACACCGTCATCACACGCGGCCTGGCCAAGCTGCCTCGGCAACGCTACCGCACGGCGGGCGCGCTGGCCGCCGCCGCACGGGCCGCGCTGGCGAAAACTAGTTCGGCGCGAACGGAAGCCGAAGTGCCGGTTGATATTTCACCGCACGGCGCGGAAACGGTGGAGTCCGATCCGGCCCCCGCAGAGTTCGGCGGGGCGCTGTTCGACGATCACTTGCTGGAACGATTGCTCGCCGCACATCCGGCGGATGACGCGGACGAACACACCGATGACGAAATCTCCAATGGCGTAACGGGATCCGATCAGCTGCCGGACCCGACGGAAGCACCCCGCAAGCCACGCCGCGGACTCGGACTGCTCGCCCTGCTCATCGCGCTGATCCTCGCCGTGGCAACCGATCTCGGCGTCTGGCTGGTCACCGATCGTCCCGTCACGGGTATCGCCGCGGCCGACGGTTCGGCACTGCGCGGCCCCGACATCGATCTGCTCCTCGCGATCGGACCCATCGGTTACAAACGCACGAATTGCTCACATGCACAGCCGGATTCGTGGTCCATTTCGATTCTCTTCTGCGCGGCGAACCCCCGAGCAGGTATGCCGGAGGCCCAGTTCCACCGTTTCCGCGGCCTCGACCAACTACAGGCCTACTTCCAACAGTTCCGCGAACTGTTCCACACGATGAACTGCCCCAACGATCCGCCGGGACCTGATGGCCCGTCGCTCGCGAACGGACAGACCGTCGGCCGGAAAGCCTGCTACGGAATTCGGACAAGCGATCCGGCGGCACCGCGACCGGCCATGATCCTGACGAACGAATCCGCGCTTGCCGTCGCGGAATATCAGTGGGCCGGCCCAGGCGAACTGATCAATCGCGACTACATCGCCGCCAACAACGGGTGGCAGTTCGTCCCGATCGACAATGTGCCGGATCCGGACCGATTCAGCGCCGCCGATGACGTGCTGTTCGCCCGGCTCACACCGGATTTCACCACGATGAACTGCCTGCACGCCGATCCGGCCGCCAATCTGGTGAACGCGATGGTGGTATGCGCGACCCCCGCCGATTTCCCCGGCGCGAACTTCTACGGCTTCCCGGACCAGCGCTCGGCGAGCCAGGTGTACCAGAACGATCGGGCTCAGTTCGGCGGTCACACTTGCGCCGGGGCGACGGACGACGGGTGGCGCAGAGGCGACCGCCCGGTGGGCCACTTCTTCTGCTATCCGAACGACGACCCCCGGATCGGCTCCCGGACCTGCCTTTTCGCCTTCGATGACCGGCAGCTGTTCGCCGCCAGGTTCTGTACGGCGCTGGCCAAGGATCCCGGGACCGCTCCGAAGACCGAAGCCGAGTTGTCCGGCTGGTTCGGGCAACACTTCAGCTGA
- a CDS encoding PadR family transcriptional regulator, with protein sequence MQSVNSLGLAVLRLLCEQPQHPYEMRQRMGDHGIDVLIKVTRGALYHTFDVLTKAGLIELVETTREGKRPERTVYAITDAGREVAQERVRELLAKPAPEYPSYAVALAFMSLLPKEHALGRLELRCVLLEAELASCTVAYEGLLKRGLPALSVVEWRHKQAHLRADLELTNALIDEIRSGAMEWSLPQDDWKSNR encoded by the coding sequence ATGCAGAGCGTGAACTCGCTCGGGCTCGCGGTCCTACGACTGCTGTGCGAGCAGCCGCAACATCCATACGAAATGCGGCAGCGCATGGGGGATCACGGCATCGATGTACTGATCAAGGTGACCCGCGGCGCGCTCTACCACACCTTCGACGTACTCACGAAGGCCGGATTGATCGAGCTGGTCGAGACGACCAGGGAGGGCAAGCGGCCGGAGCGCACCGTATACGCGATCACCGACGCCGGACGGGAGGTCGCGCAGGAACGGGTGCGGGAACTCCTGGCGAAGCCGGCCCCGGAATACCCGAGTTACGCCGTGGCGCTCGCCTTCATGTCGCTGCTGCCCAAGGAACACGCGCTGGGCAGGCTGGAGCTGCGCTGCGTTCTGTTGGAAGCCGAATTAGCTTCCTGCACAGTGGCTTACGAGGGACTGCTGAAACGCGGCCTGCCCGCGCTGAGCGTGGTCGAGTGGCGGCACAAGCAGGCGCACCTGCGCGCGGATCTGGAGCTCACCAATGCGCTGATCGACGAAATCCGCTCCGGCGCAATGGAATGGTCGCTCCCGCAGGACGATTGGAAGTCGAACCGGTGA